gccaataattcatgtgacataaattatgataatgaggtaaatttccaatatccacttttgctgcatttcctactgaagtcgctaggtgtcgctctcagcagttcagtcataaaatacgcggcaatgcacagcttttcttaaaagatttcttgtttcattggtcggctgttgttgtgtgtcggttcgaataaagttcctaaacggggaacatgcggctccagcgtcttttctgaagatatggcgtaagtgtgaacggttggctgaggtctccttctccacatatatcgGCTGTTTTCTTAAGTTACAATTTGTCATGAAATATAAGTGTATTCAAAGCTAGTTACTTCAACAGTGTTGACCTGCTGTTTTACAGATAATGGCGCTGTCCGCCACTGGAGCTTGCTGCCGCTAGGGGGCGTGGCTGTGACGCTTCTCATACTCAACATGCCATAAATATAAAGGAAGACGTATATTCCATTTTATGTGTGACCACACATTGCACAAAGAAGAGAGTCACATATCCCCATTATCTCATAGCATGGAGATCTCTTTCATTATTAAACCGTAGCGTATAGATTGTTAAATTGTAACACGACAACGGTCTATAGCTAGTAGCAAAGTTAGGCAAGCCATAAAGTGGGAACAATAGGAATTATATGAGATAATGAACGATATAATAGCGCGTGAGGTCATTTGATAAGCTACTTCTTCACATGACGTCGTTGCTGTTTACAGAAGCTAAAGGTAGAAATACTGTATGTTAAGTTTGGAAATAAAGACATTTGACTCAAAATTGACTGTGCAGAAAGCCAATCTATGATGAAGAGCAACAATATACTTTTATGGGTGTGTGGATGTAAAGtttaatggatggatggatggacagtAGGACAGACGGATGAATATGAATCAAAAGAGGTATAGCCCGCTTCCTCCATTCCAAGGCCACAACCGCACGTAAAATGCCTGGGAATAACGTTGATAGTCCAAATGCCAGTGCAAGCATGTTGTAAGTTCCTATTCATTCAAAATTCGCGCCATCTACTTATGCATCATGGGATAGCAAAACACGGAAGTGGGTGGGTGACAATTTCTGTCAGACAACTTGTCAGCCGTCCCAAGTCCCAAACCCGATCTGTGGAAAATGCCTCGTAACGAAGAGACCACAGAGCCGGAATATGTCTACGAAAAGGTATCAGACAGTTTCCACAGTCTTCAGAAGAAGGGGAAAGACTGGGGGCTCTCTGACGAAGTCATCGAAAAGTGCATCCGCCAAGCCCTGGAGTCCGGCGGcagcagtggggaggggggccgtcCTGCTAGATCGTGCCAGTGTTTGGTGACGTTCCTGAAAGTTGTGATCCTGATCGGGTTTGTTCTCTCGGTGGGGACGGTGTTCGCGACGTACCACGACCCGACAGCCAGGCTGCTGTCCAAGCACACCCAGGCCTGGGCCTACCCCATCCTGAGGGCCACTAGGATCCTCACTCTCCCTCTCACCAAGTGGTTCAACCTACAGGGTGAGTTCATCaaaggtcacaatcttccccaccaacctaGTTTTTTCATGGCAAGAACATGTATTATGTTAAACTAACTTATTTAAAGAGCACAGGAGCAGTATGAAGTACTTTGGTTCTTGTCATTTTCAACCACTGTAGAATATGGAGGCACAACAATTCTTAGATTCAGAAAACAGAAGATATGTTGACACAGGTTAAATGCTGTTATTAGGTTTAATCAACCTACAGAATGTTATCCTACATCCTACATGTGTGCGGGTCTGGGAACTGGGTGATTTACATTATGGTAACATTGGCTAATTTTTTCTGCCAGAAAAGTGCCCTATTTCATATTGAAATTGCATAATTTGTGCcaactgcaaaaatagtgctaTATGTTAAACACTCATTTCCTTGCTATAATGACTACATTTGTGGTGCTTGGAATGGTTGAAAAGtttactctccaaacagaggttaagtgggcaaattgttacattttaacATATGATTATTAGTTGTCAAAAAATTTACCATTGAATTCATTGTCTCCACAACCAAAGCAGGAGGCTGCCCAGCAAGCAATTGTAGATTGACTTGTCCAAACTGTAAATTTGGGCATTAAATTTGTAGTAGCATATgcagtatatacatatattcaaatcaaacTAATAGTACTGCCTTACACATTTGATGATATGAGCTTAAAATCAGTTAtttgtccattttttctgaAGCTTTCTATGAAAAGGAATGCCTGGTGCCTAACTTCCTCAAGCCTGACGAACAACCAAACTGCTGGCAGTACAAGAAGGTGAAAGGAGTGCCCTCTATCAGACGTGCCAAGAACTTCACCAATGCCTACTATGGCACAGCAAGACCTGTCATTATCAAGGTACACAGACAGCAATGGCATTTCAGAAGGTCGCTGGGTTTTAGGGAACCAAGGCCTGCATTATGGCCATGTTTCTCAATCCCATGTTATTTTCCCTGACATgtgatatatcatatataaGCCATGTACAGAAAGATTCCACTACCAGACCAGTGTTATAACCAGTAGTAGAGTTGGCTTTTAGACTAAAGTAGACATTTGCTATATCATTTTACACTGTTTTTACCCCTTTCGTGTTAGATGCAATCAGcccatgggcaagaatttgcaataaaacttacttACTGTGAGGATTTTGTAAGGTTGATCCTGACGACTCTTAAGAAATTTTGACAATAGTTCCCAGATGATTTTACATCACTTGCAAGATGCCTCAGGCATTTTATAACTCTCTTGTAACCTTTCATCTACACAGGATGCTCAGGAGAAAGAAGTGGATTTTTCTGTCCTCCAGTCTGTCTACAAGCAGCACAAAGCCAGCCTGGACAGTGGAGTGTACGACTTTCAGTCCTCCAACCCACACATACAGACTCTGGCAGATGTCTTCAGCATACAGACACCAGAGGACATACCTGACAACACCAGCATTATGTGGTACATCAATAGACTTAAAGTTTGTGGATTATCTCCGAGCAGGTGTAGAAAGAAAaaattacaatatatatatttctcCCAATTCTTGCAGCATTGGGGCCCATGGATACTGTCTTGGCGCATGGGTATTGTCTTGGCGCATGGGTATTGTCTTGGCGCATGGGTATCATCTTGGCGCATGGGTATTGTCTTGGCCCATGGATACATTTGAATAGGACCATGACTCCTTTCCTAAGCTAAAGTGACTCCTTTTCGGAgctgaatcataaaaaaaaatgataaattccACTTGCAAGTCACTTTTTACTTGAGGCATTGATACAAGTAGGCATGGTTTACAGAGAGGTAATGTAAGTAATGTTTCCCTTCACCCCAGGATGAGTAGAAAGGTGGTAGCTGGCAGCGTGATCAGGAAACTGTTCCCGCGACCCTACATCATCGAGCCTGAGTCGGAGGTCGGACTAGCCAAATACATCTTCATCGATGCACCGGGAGCGCCTGTAAGGAACGCTGCCAAAGACATGGTGAGGACcaatgtcatatatatattcCACCCAAATATGTACATGGGTAACTGTAAACCTTAAAgttttacagtggttttatttttactGTGAACACTTCCACCCAAatgcatttgcaatatatattaCTGTACTACATGGTTGCTTAAACCGCAaataaaaacacagcaaaaatctCTTTCCTCCTGTTGTGATATAAAACCAGTGCTAATGTAAATGAGTTTACAGTAGCATGtttgttgtcctgtacccaGGGTAGTCCAGACTATCCCAACACCTGGCTGACCCAGGGGGCCGGCACCAGGGAGGTGTGGCTGAAACCTGTTGCCGACTGCGCCCAGAAACAAGATGAGATAATCGTCATCCTGTACCCTAGAGATGTCTGTAAGTATGGAGCAACTGTGCCCTGATATCTTAGGATGTCCCCTGTGTATTATACAGGAAAGCATGCTAAAACACACCTACACATATAAGCTTTCCATTCACCCCACACAAAGGGAAAGGGTATCATCATATGTTGCTATTTACCTCTGTTGTTAGGTTTTCATTCATCTACTAAAGCAACTAATTTAGAATGGACTTAAGATCAATCAGGAACAATTCCCATGGGCTGAGGTACAGGAACCAGCCTTTACTAGTTCAGGCATGGTAGAGTTATTCAAAATCAAAGGGCATTACAAGCTATCAAGCATTTTAAGTTGATTAAATAACTTTAACTACAATAAATGTTTCTGACAAATTTGTGTCTGTAAGTCTGATTCATTGCAAGTGAAGCATAAAGAGAGTGAATATACATTTCATACATATGTAGTCAGGTTACAGGCCTTAGACCACCACTAATGAAAACATCAAATTATCACATAACCATTTCCTTCAGAATTAATTATACTTAGCTTTATGTTACTCCTAAAGCTCTGTAGGATAACCGGCATCTCCCCTTTCCTTACAGTGTACTACAACCAGTACTACTGGCAGCCCGAGTTCCACCATCATGGAGACAACATCAGCATCACCTTTAGCGGCTCCTTCTTCTGAAAatgatgaagaaaaagaaataaatgtgTCTGTAGTACAACATAAATCTATGCAAAATATAAACAAGCCATTTTTGCTTCTGTGTAGTATGTTTTTTTGGGACAAGGTGTGCAAAGCTAGGCTCTTATAAACGTAGATGTCTTATTGGATTAAGGTAATATATCAGGTAccagcttttttttcttatcagtGACACCTTTATGGTGACAATTATGCCTCAATCATTTAAGGTATCTTAGAGCAGATATGTGTAGTTTAAGATACTGTAGAGAAGCCTCGTGTAGATGGAGGATGAACAATAGAGAATTACTTAAGTTAAAACAACTGGTTtgattttgtaaatggtcagaagtttcagataGCACTCACTATCAATCAGTTACTGACTCGTTGATGAAAGACCATCGGTATCCCTGAGCTGTTTACAGAATCcatccagttgcatgagtagCTTTTATATCATTcgtcttattacctgaatgccTTTAAATCGTCATCAATATTTCAAGCAAATTCAAGGGAAGGGTTAACGATGAGGAAGGGGGTGTTGTTAGGGGTAGTGCTGCACCTGTCagatatcgttttttttttcaatgttggcTTCAATAGTCATCTATTTATGCTTTTCAAGCTTTGCTTATTTTGGAACAATGAGTGGAACATGTGTATGGataacattttttctacattcatgaaataaaagatgAATTTCATTGACACAATTTTGTCTTGTCTGCTGTCCTTGACATGTAAAAATATGCAATGATTGTAAGTTTGGGTCTCAACCAATGGTTGGCACATGATTGTTGATCTGTCCATGGTGCGATTACATAAACTACTGCAAGGCAATGTCTCATTATAATATTGATTATGATACATAGTCCAAAAACTTTTGTATGTTGTATCCACTCACCCAACAACAGCGGAGAGAAGTCTACACATTTTGAAGAATTATCAGCATTAACCAatagaaggtacatgtaatctGGATAACACACCCATCAGGAGAGTGATACATATTTTGATATAGTCCTCGATTAACAAGTGCTTAGTTTCCAGGACAAGAGTTCCTGCACTTAGTTTCCTAGTGATTCGTGTCGTCATTTTATCTTGGTTGAGAATAACATAGTGGTTTAAAGCACATTGCACGAGCAGGACTTTGTACACACCAGACTGTATTTCATACACAGTTTATAGGTTGTTTGCTAGAAAAGCTCATGTCTCCCCAGTCAAGAAATGTTCTGCTTAAAGGCCCTAGTAAACAACATCGGTCCCGCCGTGGCCGTGCTGATATACCTTCTCTTAAACATTGCTGTCTTCGCGTCTGCTGCTTTGCCGTACATTGACGACAACGTCGCAGTTTTACTGGCCAGAGGATGCGGTAGGTTCATGGGGTAATCATGACGTGACGTACGAGCGTATATATGAACGACATTGAGTTGAAGTTAGTGATTTGTCTAGTGCTTGCTATGGATTGTCCGCTTCttatttattttcatgtttgttCGTTCACTGAGCAGTGTATTCTGTCGGAGGTATTGATGTATCACACACTGTGTGTAATGTTGTCGGCAACACAGTAAGGATACTAGTAATAgttcaacattttcaacatttgtcACTTTTAACCAAAGAAAAGTTTTATCGTATCGGTTTTGAATATAACGAGCACGATTGTTAAAAACGATTGTGACATTTAGGGTAAAAAAAATAGTATCCCAGTGGAATATTCATGATCAGTAAGATTGGAACCTCATGGCAGGCAAAATCATAAAACGATTTGGGGCTCTTTTTATCCCTCCCATGTTGTATTTTCCAGGTGCCTGCCTCAGTTTAAACAACAGTCTTATCATCCTCCTAGTGTTACGTAAACTCTTGTCGCGCATGCGCACCACAAGAATAGGAGCGTACCTTCCGTTGGACCACAGTTTGACCTTCCACATGACTGTGGGTGTCGCCATTGTGCTCCTCAGCCTTGCTCACGCCTCCGCTCACATCACCAACTTCGGTTTGTGCACCTTCTTATTGTTTTTCAATCATTGAAAGGCACATAGGGAGACCAAGTTCTGCGTAGGCTTAAATTGTCATGCTTCTTACAGAGATGTGTGTCTGTATAAAAAGTGATTAACGTTACAGGATAAGTTATGTAACATTGAGATTTGCACTTCACTTTTTGTAGTGCTGCCATTTGAGGAATATGCGACCTAACACCGCCTTGCCCTCTGGGCTGcaagtaaaaacaaaataacaatactGTATCAAACTTCCGTTAGTtatttgaaataaagaaaacacaaccttgctttaaaaaaattaatataatacaatagaagccagttaattgctcAACGGTTACCGTACGCTTCTGTTAATTTCACGGAATCCTAAAATCTCAATCCGGTACGgttcagctggataacttcgcattgttgcacaacccggataattgcacgaaataccgTAAAGCtatcttgtttttgttatcTGCACTGTCATTACTGTTGATATAGGTCTTGTTATTCTGCTCTAAACTATATTTCTAATATAAAGTACCTAATGACTGTCCTACCCGCACAGTACACCTGGCGCGGACCACGCCCCCGACCCTACCCGAGTACCTGTTCGGGACACACCTGGGGATCGGCTGGGTTTCAGGCACCGCCTGTCTCACGGGCTGGGTACTGGCAGGGcttctcatcatcatcgccaCGTCAAGTCTGCATTACATCATCAATGGCGGACGGATGAAGGTCAAACTTTTGCCCTCATGACGATTAGAACAATTCCGATATATCCAGCTACTCAACTGCTGTGACTAGAGCGGTGTCCGTCTTGTTCGGTCTAGGCGTACAGCCGTAGCCATGACTTTGGTCGGGGTTAGGAGTAATATTGCTAAAGCTTGAGACTGGATTGTGTAACGTAGATGTCTTTGGAAATACGACCATGCATCATTAAACAGAAACATTGTCTGTGCATTGCATACATCGTAAACCGACAGTATCTGAACTAAATATGAAATTGGTGGCGTTAGTTAGTAAGGTCTCTGAATGATGACACACATATGTAGACTGACTCATTCCTTTTTTCATGTAGTTGTGGATTTACgttttttcccatttttccaCTCAAATTGACATGTTTTTCGTCATTGTTCAACACCGGACAATCACATACCGTACCTCACCCCTTGTGTTATGTGACGTGCAGGTATTCTTCTGGACTCACAAGCTGGTGACGTTGTGGTGGGTTACCCTGATCCTCCACTCCCCCTCCGCCTGGATGTGGTTACTGGGCCCGTTAGTGCTGTACTTTATCGGCAAGATTCTGCGGTCACAGTTCGCCAGACACCTGCTGTACGGAGACATGTTCATCCGGGAGATGGTCCTCCTGCCGTATGACGTATGTTAAGCCGGGTCCACACGTGCGTATTCGCAGCGCTACACCTGTTCACGCGCGCCAGTCAGGTGATTATCTAACCCAATTTTGAAAGGCAACCAATCAGAGGGATTATAGAAATAAGCACGTATGCTAATCAGGGCAAGGGTATAAAAAAGGGAGCATCAAGGTAAAAGGCGCGCAGTTTGACTTTGGGGAAGGAAATCACGAGGTGGTTGGGAGAAGGTGGTTGGGAGAAGCAGGCGAAAGGTGAATGAAGTGTTCATGGTAACGCGGGGGTATGAAGTTGTATGAAGATGGGAGCTTTTCTTTTCCCCTGCCTCCCACCCTCTTTTCTTTAGGCCCATGGTAGGCATTTGCCTCGCTATCTGGTCAGAGACTTTATACTTTATACGCACTCCTTATAACTCCATCACCTGGCTGGGGGCGGGGATGGGTGTGGCGCTGTGAATTGTTCcagtatacattcaagtccgtgtGGAATCTtcagcctccaccaggctccatgGGTCGCCACATCAtgaatatagacacataacatctCGGatgagttagctgtccgaggccTATTGTTTGCGTCCAGCAAACTCCGCTGGCATGTTATTTGGCCATGTCCGAAGTTGCGACCTGTATACTTCCATACAGACCTCAcgcggacttgaatatataacgttacgcaTGTGCGAACCCACCAAAGACCCACATTCCACGAGACGGCGATTGCGATGCGACCTTGTACAAATCCATTGCGATGGATTTGTACAAGGTTAACCATTCATGATTGGAATATCATGCGAAGTGTATAAGTATTTTTAAAGAGACATCAAGGCAGTCGACAAAGATGAAATTcgtttagcactgtcaaatatGAAGTAACATTGCGGTCGCAGCGATGTGGTTCCCTAGTGGAGTATTGTGTGCTTGATCATGAATCAGCCCTTCTAATTCTGTCTCGTAAGCGCGCGGTCGTCGCCATTTGAAACGATTATCAATttaaggttagatatccaggtccATAATACCCTACCTAGAATAGATCAAACAAGAATTTGACGATCTCGTACCTCCGCTACTACTTAGAATTTTTGAGAATGCCATAACCCTAGCCTCATCATGCGCCATTACAGTTACGGTTGCTTGCTTTACGTACTTTGCataatgatttgcataattgatttaaaacatgaaatattttcatcacGTTAAGTAAATTGTGATGTTCTATCCTACAGGTTACTCACCTGGTGGTGTCGCGACCTGAGAACTTCCGTTTCCGGGCTGGAGATTACGTCTACCTGAACATCCCGGTCCTGTCCAGCTTCGAGTGGCACCCTTTCACCATCAGTAGTGCTCCGGAGCAAACAGGTCTCACCACTCACTTCACAGTTATAGTATGTAAGACAGAGCTCCATCAACTTCCAACCTTTCATTGTTATTGTAGTCCACCTTGATTCAAGATGTTTCTGTCTCTGTTTTCCAAGCTGTAAATGTCTTTATAGTGTTGAGAAGAGGACGTACTGTACATCTGTTTGCCAACTTGGCTAATGATACAGGTTACAAAGACATGCAGACTGGCAAACACATGTTAATACGGGTTAATACGAGTATCGTAGCATACAGGGTAGGTTTCTTGTCGCTCCTTGAACTTGAAAATACTTAGTAGTAAAAATGTAGGATGATATTTGAgcgtacatgtagctatatgcTGTTTAACAAAAAGCTAGGGGAATATATATTTCCGTTCATGTATAAAACACTACTGAAAGTCCAGGGGTAAAAGTTGACTCTGCaggcataacgttacatgtacatggtgtcatcTTCTGTTTCAGAGTCACATGGTTCCACATTCGTGCAGTGGGCCCATGGACAAAGCGACTAAGAGAGTTGTTAAATGGACATCCAGACCAGAATGACAACAACAGGAAACAGAAAGAATCATTCCTTAATGATGATGGAGATGCCGTGTCCATGGAGGAAGGTCAGGTTCATGATGATGGGCGTGCCATGAAGAGGAGAGAATCGTGCGTGTCCATGGCACAG
The sequence above is drawn from the Branchiostoma floridae strain S238N-H82 chromosome 4, Bfl_VNyyK, whole genome shotgun sequence genome and encodes:
- the LOC118414381 gene encoding uncharacterized protein LOC118414381 encodes the protein MPRNEETTEPEYVYEKVSDSFHSLQKKGKDWGLSDEVIEKCIRQALESGGSSGEGGRPARSCQCLVTFLKVVILIGFVLSVGTVFATYHDPTARLLSKHTQAWAYPILRATRILTLPLTKWFNLQAFYEKECLVPNFLKPDEQPNCWQYKKVKGVPSIRRAKNFTNAYYGTARPVIIKDAQEKEVDFSVLQSVYKQHKASLDSGVYDFQSSNPHIQTLADVFSIQTPEDIPDNTSIMWMSRKVVAGSVIRKLFPRPYIIEPESEVGLAKYIFIDAPGAPVRNAAKDMGSPDYPNTWLTQGAGTREVWLKPVADCAQKQDEIIVILYPRDVLYYNQYYWQPEFHHHGDNISITFSGSFF
- the LOC118412781 gene encoding LOW QUALITY PROTEIN: NADPH oxidase 5-like (The sequence of the model RefSeq protein was modified relative to this genomic sequence to represent the inferred CDS: deleted 2 bases in 1 codon) — protein: MFCLKALVNNIGPAVAVLIYLLLNIAVFASAALPYIDDNVAVLLARGCGACLSLNNSLIILLVLRKLLSRMRTTRIGAYLPLDHSLTFHMTVGVAIVLLSLAHASAHITNFVHLARTTPPTLPEYLFGTHLGIGWVSGTACLTGWVLAGLLIIIATSSLHYIINGGRMKVFFWTHKLVTLWWVTLILHSPSAWMWLLGPLVLYFIGKILRSQFARHLLYGDMFIREMVLLPYDVTHLVVSRPENFRFRAGDYVYLNIPVLSSFEWHPFTISSAPEQTESHGSTFVQWAHGQSLRELLNGHPDQNDNNRKQKESFLNDDGDAVSMEEGQVHDDGRAMKRRESCVSMAQDFSHLTEPPAVIDVCREELFGVNGIKVYVDGPYGAPATHVLQAEHAVLIAAGIGVTPFASLLQSIIHRKLGKFSGHQWAKPRDTPTSPTTLRKVDFFWINRDPGAFLWFTSLLGQIESDQSGLQNNFIDMHLYMTSSQGAANGEPTAVWKDILSAYTENRRDLITRLEKRTILGRPDWIAVFKRLKEEEKDHGKVAVFFCGPKKLGSILRRHCIEYNFRFRQESC